In bacterium, a single genomic region encodes these proteins:
- a CDS encoding cytochrome c3 family protein: protein MDERLRGTGYSLIVVAALLVGAALYMYFVFPQRGAGVEQPIHFSHRVHAGVKGISCRFCHPFVDRSPRAGIPEMQKCFFCHDHIIPQHPQIQKERWHYQNNVPVPWVRIYYIPDHAHFNHEPHIRWGIDCQVCHGDVASWDRLERVDFKMGFCIGCHRNLGAQVDCWLACHR from the coding sequence ATGGATGAAAGGCTGAGAGGCACGGGCTACTCCCTCATTGTGGTGGCAGCGCTTTTGGTCGGGGCCGCACTTTACATGTATTTTGTTTTTCCCCAAAGGGGCGCCGGTGTTGAACAGCCAATTCATTTTAGCCACAGGGTCCACGCTGGGGTAAAGGGGATAAGCTGCAGGTTCTGCCATCCTTTTGTGGATCGTTCCCCTAGGGCCGGGATTCCTGAGATGCAGAAATGTTTTTTCTGCCATGATCACATAATCCCCCAGCATCCGCAGATCCAGAAGGAACGTTGGCATTACCAAAACAATGTACCGGTGCCATGGGTGAGGATTTACTACATCCCAGATCATGCTCATTTCAATCACGAACCCCATATCCGCTGGGGCATTGACTGCCAGGTTTGCCACGGGGATGTGGCCAGCTGGGACAGGCTGGAGAGGGTGGATTTCAAGATGGGATTTTGTATAGGATGCCACAGGAACCTGGGAGCCCAGGTAGACTGCTGGCTGGCTTGTCACAGATAA
- a CDS encoding quinol:electron acceptor oxidoreductase subunit ActD has translation MNQEVLGIFVYLEDLLEAVSSIKSHGGKIQTVYSPIHSEEILQAVGAKPSPVRFATFFGGLAGLMGGLALALYTFLEWKFVTGAKPVPPAVPLVVVGFEMTILLGFLATLVGMWLLCRMPRTRLPAHYQSVFSQDRFGLLVKPGKMAPQQVIQLMEAAGAEEVRALGE, from the coding sequence ATGAATCAGGAAGTGCTGGGGATCTTTGTGTACCTAGAGGATCTCTTGGAGGCCGTAAGCTCCATCAAGAGCCATGGTGGCAAGATCCAGACAGTTTACAGCCCTATCCATTCCGAAGAGATCCTTCAGGCCGTGGGCGCCAAACCGAGCCCGGTTCGCTTTGCCACGTTTTTTGGAGGATTGGCAGGTCTCATGGGCGGATTGGCTCTGGCTTTATATACTTTCTTGGAGTGGAAGTTCGTCACTGGCGCAAAACCAGTTCCTCCTGCTGTTCCCCTTGTGGTGGTGGGATTTGAGATGACCATTCTTCTGGGATTCCTTGCCACCCTCGTGGGCATGTGGCTTCTGTGCCGCATGCCCAGGACCCGATTGCCGGCGCATTATCAGAGTGTATTTTCCCAGGACAGGTTCGGACTACTGGTGAAGCCCGGGAAAATGGCTCCACAGCAAGTCATACAACTAATGGAAGCAGCAGGGGCGGAGGAGGTCAGAGCGCTAGGTGAATGA
- the nrfD gene encoding NrfD/PsrC family molybdoenzyme membrane anchor subunit, with protein MSSKGNQTQGEALTYARVQDLVLGAMGKPGRLYWAAVGFCFLGLLYGASCWGYQILTGMGVAGINHPVNWGIYLVNFVFWVGIAHSGTLISAILYLLRARWRTSIARAAEAMTVFAVMIAGLFPFIHLGRVWIFYWIVPYPNQRDLWPNFQSPLVFDFLAISTYLTVSSMFWYSGMLPDLAAARDRSQGLRKKIYGLLSLGWQGTHEQWRHYGTAYLLFAAFATPLVISVHSVVSWDFALSIVPGWHSTIFAPYFVAGAIHSGLAMVLTLIIPLRRIFGFEGLITLHTLESIAKTIVFTGLIVGYSYGVEYFMAWYSGNIFEWDTFIWRAVGDYAPQFWIMVICNVLAPLLYLFRSIRRSLAWLLGIAVLVNIGMWYERFVIIVGSMAHEFVPYAWGLYRPSWVELSIMVGSFCMFFFLFLLFGKFLPTVSVSEMKESLGPPSRPIPHGGSS; from the coding sequence ATGAGCTCCAAGGGGAATCAGACACAAGGTGAAGCTCTGACTTACGCAAGGGTTCAGGACCTGGTACTAGGGGCCATGGGAAAGCCGGGCAGGCTTTACTGGGCCGCAGTAGGATTTTGTTTTCTGGGCTTGCTCTACGGAGCCTCTTGCTGGGGCTATCAGATACTTACCGGAATGGGAGTTGCGGGCATAAATCATCCGGTTAACTGGGGCATATACCTGGTAAACTTCGTGTTCTGGGTGGGAATAGCCCACTCAGGCACCCTCATATCAGCCATCCTTTACTTGCTTAGGGCCAGGTGGAGGACCTCCATTGCCAGGGCTGCCGAGGCCATGACCGTATTTGCGGTGATGATTGCCGGGCTTTTCCCCTTCATACACCTTGGCAGGGTTTGGATATTTTACTGGATAGTACCTTACCCGAATCAGAGGGATCTCTGGCCCAATTTTCAGTCTCCATTGGTCTTTGATTTTCTGGCCATCTCCACATACCTGACCGTTAGCAGCATGTTTTGGTACTCGGGCATGTTACCAGATCTGGCAGCGGCCAGGGACAGGAGCCAGGGGCTAAGAAAGAAGATCTATGGGCTGCTTTCTTTGGGCTGGCAGGGCACCCATGAGCAATGGAGACACTATGGGACCGCCTATTTGCTTTTTGCAGCCTTTGCCACTCCCCTTGTCATCTCTGTTCACAGCGTGGTCTCCTGGGATTTCGCCCTCTCCATAGTCCCAGGGTGGCACAGCACCATTTTTGCGCCCTATTTTGTGGCAGGAGCCATCCACTCGGGTCTGGCCATGGTGCTTACGCTGATCATTCCCCTGAGGAGAATCTTTGGCTTCGAGGGTCTCATAACCCTTCATACCCTGGAGTCCATAGCCAAGACCATCGTGTTCACCGGTCTCATCGTGGGCTATTCCTACGGGGTGGAATACTTCATGGCTTGGTACAGCGGGAACATATTCGAGTGGGACACCTTCATATGGAGGGCCGTGGGAGATTATGCTCCCCAGTTCTGGATCATGGTGATCTGCAATGTTCTGGCCCCACTTCTATACCTTTTCAGATCCATACGCAGGTCTCTGGCATGGCTTCTGGGCATAGCCGTGCTGGTCAACATAGGCATGTGGTATGAAAGATTTGTGATAATAGTCGGGTCCATGGCTCACGAGTTTGTGCCTTACGCATGGGGTCTTTACAGGCCCTCCTGGGTGGAGCTGAGCATTATGGTGGGATCCTTCTGCATGTTCTTTTTCCTTTTCCTTCTGTTTGGCAAGTTTTTGCCCACGGTTTCGGTTTCCGAGATGAAGGAATCCTTGGGTCCACCTTCCAGGCCCATTCCCCATGGGGGAAGTTCATGA
- a CDS encoding 4Fe-4S dicluster domain-containing protein, which yields MASFRRRDFLKMVGLAGSAAASGCSPDSGLKLIPYIFPPKDVIPGKAVWYATTCMECAAGCGVLARNRDGRVVKLEGNPQHPVNAGALCARGQAAVQGLYDPDRIRTPGIRTKHGVLAPLGWEEAERVLVEWLLELTKKGRGEKVVLLSGLLTGSLLDLAGEWTEKLGLGGHLMYEPLSYEPLKKATARIFGLEGIPSYHMQRADLIISFGADFLGTWISPVQYARQFASFRAGEGASRGLFVYVGPRLSQTAACADLWIPVKPSAQRLVALGILLALRQKGLLPGAHPATSLLDSMGNEWSLERICQEAVVEPREILRLAELWAGAKSPLALPSGLECVDPCAEETALLAHLLSSLKPESLKTLDLGRAWSLGKTSSLSQMQSLVQKINTGEVEILIVYGANPAFSLPVEWGLEEAVLEGKLRVVSFTPYHDETNSAASLILPASTSLESWGDWEACPGVRGLVQPVMGSLFETKSLGDILLSLGKKLKGNEVFREESFEEYLKKKWAQIHASKGEEKPFASWWVESLARGGIWEVGEKNNREPGLGQVVARALDIGLSRPGGEREKPFHLIVYPTIQFLDGRAANRPWLQELADPVTQITWGCWVEIHESDASRLGIHKGEMVRLRTKRGAALEVPAYPTQGVAVGTLAVPMGQGHRQMGRYAAEVLGNAWLLLEPDEKGGLVCASGLWLESTGRSQRLANTDGSLSQHNRGLARAVDEAQWVRRLKQNQSPQLRLPLPEAYDAKEDLYPPHRHTHYRWAMVVDLDRCIGCGACVVACNAENNVAIVGRQMVLEGREMHWLRIERYWEENWPFIRFLPMLCQHCDAAPCESVCPVYAPHHSPEGLNNQIYNRCIGTRFCSQNCPYKVRRFNWFTFTRPEPLNYQLNPDVTVRQKGVMEKCSFCVQRIVEAKDKARRESRGVRDGEVIPACVQTCPTGALIFGNLMDKDARVHRLVKDVRAYQVLGHLNTKPAVIYLERVIKAI from the coding sequence ATGGCCTCTTTTCGTCGCCGCGACTTCCTCAAGATGGTGGGCCTGGCAGGAAGCGCAGCCGCCTCGGGCTGTTCTCCAGACTCGGGACTCAAGCTCATTCCATATATTTTCCCTCCAAAAGACGTGATACCTGGAAAGGCCGTATGGTATGCCACCACGTGCATGGAGTGTGCAGCTGGCTGCGGAGTCCTTGCCAGAAACAGAGACGGCAGGGTGGTGAAGCTGGAGGGCAATCCCCAGCATCCGGTGAACGCAGGGGCACTGTGTGCCAGAGGGCAGGCTGCTGTTCAAGGTCTTTATGATCCAGATCGCATAAGAACTCCGGGCATAAGAACAAAGCATGGGGTCTTGGCTCCCCTGGGCTGGGAAGAGGCAGAAAGGGTTCTGGTAGAGTGGCTCCTGGAGCTAACCAAAAAGGGAAGGGGGGAGAAGGTGGTGCTCTTGAGCGGGCTTCTCACAGGCAGCCTGCTGGATCTGGCCGGTGAGTGGACAGAGAAGCTGGGCCTAGGCGGACACCTCATGTATGAGCCCCTATCCTATGAACCCTTGAAGAAAGCTACGGCCAGGATCTTCGGGCTGGAAGGGATCCCTTCGTACCATATGCAAAGGGCCGATTTAATAATCTCCTTTGGGGCCGATTTCCTTGGCACTTGGATATCTCCGGTGCAGTACGCGCGGCAGTTTGCCTCTTTCAGAGCAGGGGAAGGGGCATCCAGGGGGCTTTTCGTGTACGTGGGCCCAAGGCTTTCCCAGACCGCGGCCTGTGCGGATTTATGGATTCCTGTGAAACCCAGCGCCCAAAGACTGGTGGCCCTGGGAATTCTGTTGGCTCTCAGACAAAAAGGTCTTCTGCCAGGGGCTCACCCTGCCACCAGCCTGCTTGACTCTATGGGGAATGAATGGAGCTTGGAGCGTATCTGCCAAGAGGCAGTGGTGGAACCTCGGGAGATCCTTCGCCTGGCCGAGCTTTGGGCTGGGGCCAAAAGCCCCTTGGCTTTGCCTTCAGGACTGGAGTGTGTTGACCCCTGTGCTGAGGAAACAGCCTTGCTGGCCCACCTTCTAAGCTCTTTGAAACCCGAGAGCCTTAAGACCTTGGACCTGGGCAGAGCTTGGTCCTTGGGGAAAACCAGCAGCCTTAGCCAGATGCAATCGCTGGTTCAAAAGATAAACACAGGAGAAGTTGAGATACTTATTGTCTATGGGGCAAATCCTGCCTTCTCCCTGCCCGTGGAATGGGGCCTGGAGGAGGCTGTTTTGGAAGGCAAGCTTCGAGTGGTGAGCTTCACGCCTTATCATGACGAGACAAACTCAGCCGCTAGTTTGATCCTGCCTGCCAGCACTTCCCTGGAGTCCTGGGGTGACTGGGAAGCCTGCCCTGGGGTAAGGGGGCTTGTGCAGCCAGTCATGGGAAGCCTGTTTGAAACCAAGAGCTTGGGAGACATCTTGTTGAGTCTGGGGAAGAAACTAAAGGGAAACGAGGTATTTAGGGAAGAATCTTTTGAGGAATATCTCAAGAAAAAATGGGCTCAGATCCATGCCTCCAAGGGTGAGGAAAAGCCCTTTGCCTCCTGGTGGGTGGAGAGCCTGGCAAGAGGTGGGATATGGGAGGTTGGGGAGAAAAACAACAGAGAGCCTGGCCTCGGGCAGGTGGTTGCCAGGGCTTTGGACATTGGTTTATCAAGGCCTGGAGGTGAAAGGGAAAAACCCTTCCATTTGATCGTTTACCCAACGATCCAGTTCTTGGACGGAAGGGCAGCCAACAGGCCCTGGCTTCAGGAACTTGCGGATCCCGTGACCCAGATCACATGGGGGTGCTGGGTGGAGATCCACGAGTCAGACGCCTCCAGGTTGGGCATACACAAGGGCGAAATGGTAAGGCTTCGGACAAAAAGGGGTGCGGCCCTGGAGGTCCCGGCTTATCCTACCCAAGGAGTGGCTGTGGGTACTTTGGCTGTGCCCATGGGACAAGGCCACCGGCAAATGGGCAGGTACGCCGCTGAAGTCCTTGGCAATGCCTGGCTTCTCCTGGAGCCTGATGAAAAAGGGGGCCTTGTATGTGCTTCTGGCTTGTGGTTGGAGTCCACAGGCCGCAGCCAAAGGCTGGCCAACACAGATGGAAGCCTGAGCCAACACAACAGGGGACTGGCCAGGGCAGTGGATGAGGCCCAATGGGTGAGAAGATTGAAGCAGAATCAGTCACCGCAACTTAGGCTGCCTTTGCCGGAGGCCTATGATGCAAAGGAGGATCTTTACCCGCCCCACAGACACACCCATTACCGGTGGGCCATGGTGGTGGATCTGGATCGTTGTATAGGATGTGGGGCCTGTGTGGTGGCCTGTAATGCAGAGAACAACGTGGCCATTGTGGGCCGGCAAATGGTGCTTGAGGGCAGGGAGATGCACTGGTTGAGGATAGAGCGCTACTGGGAGGAGAATTGGCCTTTCATTAGGTTTCTTCCCATGCTCTGTCAGCATTGCGATGCGGCCCCTTGCGAGTCCGTATGCCCTGTCTATGCTCCACATCACAGTCCCGAAGGGCTCAACAACCAGATCTACAACAGGTGCATAGGTACTCGGTTCTGCTCACAGAACTGTCCTTATAAGGTCAGGAGATTCAACTGGTTCACCTTCACCAGGCCCGAGCCTCTCAATTACCAGTTGAATCCGGATGTCACGGTTCGGCAAAAGGGAGTGATGGAGAAGTGTTCCTTCTGCGTTCAAAGGATAGTGGAGGCCAAGGATAAGGCCAGGAGAGAGTCCAGGGGAGTCAGGGACGGGGAAGTTATTCCGGCTTGCGTGCAGACATGTCCTACCGGGGCTCTGATCTTCGGGAATCTCATGGACAAAGATGCTCGAGTGCACAGACTCGTAAAGGATGTGAGGGCTTATCAGGTATTGGGACATCTCAATACCAAGCCTGCTGTGATCTACCTGGAAAGGGTGATCAAGGCCATATGA
- a CDS encoding AIR synthase-related protein, with product MIHRIEIGFQENVTDALGEKIRIRVEKHLGIKLKRVKTIDVFTLEGEISEKEAHDIAMLLFTDPVTQSYCLNKPLARDFDWLVEVGFLPGVTDNVGRTARETVETFLGRSLGNPSGIYTSKQYLMEGILTREQVEQITTGLLANTLVQRFHIRSRQDWLRGERIQARVPRVTQLGQPKVEEIDLEIPDQDLLELSQRRVLVLDLQEMQTIRDYLRKAQVLEARRKVSLGPMITDVELEALAQTWSEHCKHKIFNARIRYEDETGKTQLIDSLFETFVKGATKEVRRALGDRDWCLSVFSDNAGVISFNRDWSLVFKVETHNTPSALEPYGGALTGIVGVNRDPFGTGKGARLIFNTDVFCFAPPDYSKPLPPRLLHPRRIFEGVREGVEHGGNKSGIPTLNGSIVFDERYLGKPLVYCGTAGILPASIGGEPGHIKAAKPGDLIVMTGGRIGKDGIHGATFSSEELHEGSPVTAVQIGDPITQKKMTDFLLLARDQGLYNAITDNGAGGLSSSVGEMARDPGGCELHLERAPLKYQGLAPWEILISEAQERMTLAVAPEKIERFLELARRMGVEATVLGRFTDSGFFHVLYGGKTVAYLHMDFLHEGVPRMELEARWSPPVHEEPSFPCPENLTGELLGLLGRLNICSKQTVVRQYDHEVQAGTVVKPITGAMDDGPSDAAVFRPLLDSLEGVVVAHGICPRYSDIDTHAMMGCAVDEALRNYLCVGGALERLGGLDNFCWPDPVESDKTPDGRYKLAQLVRANQALYESCVAYGIPLISGKDSMKNDYKVGDLKISIPPTVLFSLIGKIPDVCQAVTMDVKRPGDLVYVLGLTRQELGGSEYYAMHGFVGNSVPRARPQEFILYYTSLERAMRKRLVASCHDCSDGGLGVAIAETAFAGGFGLRLQLSRVPAQGVLRDDHLLFSESQGRFVLTVHPENAREFEKIMCNAPLALVGEVSSGPELVIEGLDGREVIRASIMQLKEAWITPLAGF from the coding sequence ATGATTCATCGTATAGAGATCGGATTCCAAGAAAATGTGACAGACGCCCTGGGCGAGAAGATAAGAATAAGGGTGGAAAAGCATCTTGGGATCAAGCTGAAGCGCGTGAAGACCATAGACGTTTTTACCCTGGAAGGCGAGATCTCAGAAAAAGAAGCCCATGATATAGCAATGCTACTTTTCACAGATCCCGTGACTCAAAGCTATTGCTTGAATAAGCCCCTTGCCAGGGACTTTGACTGGCTAGTGGAGGTGGGTTTCCTGCCTGGCGTAACAGACAACGTGGGCAGGACCGCCAGGGAGACTGTGGAGACCTTTCTTGGAAGAAGCCTTGGGAATCCCTCAGGCATATACACCTCCAAACAGTATCTTATGGAGGGGATTCTCACCAGGGAGCAGGTGGAGCAAATAACAACCGGGCTTCTGGCCAACACCCTTGTCCAGCGCTTTCACATCAGGAGCAGGCAAGATTGGTTGAGAGGCGAGAGGATCCAGGCAAGGGTGCCCCGTGTGACCCAGCTGGGTCAACCCAAGGTGGAGGAAATAGACCTGGAGATCCCAGATCAAGACTTGCTGGAGCTGAGCCAGAGGCGGGTCCTAGTCCTGGATCTCCAAGAGATGCAGACCATAAGGGACTACCTGCGCAAAGCCCAGGTGCTGGAGGCCCGGCGTAAGGTTTCCCTGGGGCCCATGATCACGGATGTGGAGTTGGAGGCCCTGGCCCAGACCTGGTCCGAGCATTGTAAGCACAAGATCTTCAATGCCAGAATTCGTTATGAGGATGAAACGGGCAAGACCCAGCTCATAGACAGCCTTTTTGAAACCTTTGTGAAAGGAGCCACCAAAGAGGTCAGGAGAGCCTTGGGGGACAGGGATTGGTGTCTGTCGGTCTTCTCGGACAACGCAGGCGTCATCAGCTTCAACAGAGACTGGAGTCTGGTCTTCAAGGTGGAGACCCACAACACTCCCTCGGCTTTGGAGCCCTATGGAGGGGCCCTCACAGGGATAGTAGGTGTTAACAGGGATCCCTTTGGCACCGGAAAGGGTGCCAGACTCATTTTCAACACAGATGTCTTTTGTTTTGCGCCGCCGGATTATTCAAAGCCTTTGCCTCCGAGGCTTCTTCATCCAAGAAGAATCTTCGAGGGGGTCCGTGAAGGGGTGGAGCACGGAGGCAACAAGAGCGGGATCCCCACACTCAACGGTTCCATAGTCTTTGATGAGCGTTACCTGGGAAAGCCCTTGGTGTACTGTGGCACAGCCGGAATCCTTCCAGCCAGCATCGGGGGAGAACCAGGCCACATAAAAGCAGCCAAACCCGGGGACCTCATAGTCATGACAGGTGGCCGTATCGGCAAGGATGGAATACACGGGGCCACCTTCTCCAGCGAGGAGCTTCACGAGGGCAGCCCCGTGACGGCCGTGCAGATAGGAGATCCCATAACCCAGAAGAAGATGACGGATTTCCTCCTTCTGGCCAGGGACCAGGGGCTTTACAACGCCATTACGGATAACGGAGCCGGAGGACTATCATCCTCTGTGGGGGAAATGGCCAGGGATCCGGGTGGCTGTGAGCTGCATCTGGAGAGAGCCCCCCTGAAATATCAGGGCTTGGCCCCATGGGAGATCCTCATATCCGAGGCCCAGGAACGCATGACCCTGGCCGTGGCTCCGGAAAAAATAGAAAGATTCCTGGAGCTGGCCAGGCGCATGGGCGTAGAGGCGACTGTGCTGGGCAGATTCACGGATTCAGGCTTCTTCCACGTGCTCTATGGCGGAAAGACCGTGGCTTACTTGCACATGGATTTCTTGCACGAAGGAGTGCCCAGGATGGAGCTGGAAGCCCGCTGGAGTCCCCCAGTGCATGAGGAGCCTTCTTTTCCCTGCCCGGAGAATCTCACAGGAGAGCTTTTGGGTTTGCTGGGACGCCTGAACATATGCAGCAAACAGACAGTGGTGCGCCAATACGATCACGAGGTCCAGGCCGGAACCGTGGTAAAGCCCATCACAGGCGCCATGGACGACGGACCCAGCGATGCTGCGGTCTTCAGGCCTCTGCTTGACAGCCTGGAGGGTGTTGTTGTGGCCCACGGGATCTGCCCCAGATACAGTGACATCGACACCCATGCCATGATGGGCTGCGCGGTGGACGAGGCCCTGAGAAATTATCTCTGTGTGGGGGGTGCGCTGGAGAGGCTGGGAGGCCTGGACAACTTCTGCTGGCCTGATCCTGTGGAATCGGATAAGACTCCTGACGGCCGTTACAAGCTGGCCCAACTGGTAAGGGCCAATCAAGCCTTGTACGAATCCTGCGTGGCCTACGGGATACCCCTGATATCCGGCAAAGACAGCATGAAGAATGATTACAAGGTAGGGGATCTGAAAATAAGCATCCCACCCACGGTTTTGTTCTCTCTCATAGGCAAGATTCCTGACGTGTGCCAAGCAGTGACCATGGATGTCAAAAGACCTGGAGACCTAGTATATGTGCTGGGGCTTACCAGGCAGGAGTTGGGGGGCTCGGAGTACTATGCCATGCATGGATTTGTAGGCAACTCGGTCCCACGGGCCAGGCCCCAGGAGTTCATCCTCTATTACACCTCCCTGGAGAGGGCCATGAGAAAAAGGCTTGTGGCCTCCTGTCATGACTGCTCAGACGGAGGCTTGGGGGTGGCCATTGCCGAGACTGCCTTTGCGGGAGGCTTCGGACTGAGGCTTCAGCTCTCCAGGGTTCCGGCCCAAGGGGTACTGAGGGATGATCACCTATTGTTTTCCGAGTCCCAGGGCAGGTTCGTCCTGACTGTTCATCCCGAGAATGCAAGAGAGTTCGAAAAGATCATGTGCAATGCTCCCCTTGCCTTGGTGGGAGAGGTAAGTTCAGGCCCGGAGCTGGTCATTGAAGGTCTGGATGGCCGAGAGGTGATAAGGGCCTCCATAATGCAGCTCAAGGAGGCATGGATCACTCCTTTGGCCGGATTTTGA
- a CDS encoding aspartyl protease family protein: MIPKSFLGLILKLLLAAWLVVEACWAGSVIYQWRDEQGRLHFTDNPSAVPVQYWSQISQGSRFSEAATPSHGPATRVVVGSGQRAIQVPVSVNRAWTFLAYLDTGATYCQITGEDATMLGISVESQPRVRVTMADGRSLEAPVVTLDSIRIGSVELRDVEALVGDLRLLGLNALRHLRVTVDLPNGEVVLEAQKR, translated from the coding sequence ATGATTCCTAAATCTTTCTTGGGATTGATCTTGAAATTGCTGCTGGCCGCGTGGCTTGTGGTAGAGGCCTGTTGGGCAGGCTCTGTCATTTACCAGTGGAGGGATGAGCAAGGAAGATTGCATTTCACAGACAATCCTTCGGCCGTACCTGTCCAGTACTGGAGCCAGATATCCCAGGGCTCTCGTTTTTCAGAAGCAGCCACCCCCAGCCATGGACCAGCCACCCGGGTGGTGGTGGGAAGTGGGCAAAGAGCAATTCAGGTGCCTGTTTCAGTGAACCGCGCCTGGACTTTTCTGGCCTATTTGGACACAGGCGCAACGTACTGCCAGATCACAGGAGAAGACGCCACAATGCTGGGCATCTCTGTGGAGTCGCAACCCAGGGTGCGGGTTACCATGGCAGACGGAAGATCCCTGGAGGCTCCAGTGGTGACACTTGATTCCATAAGAATCGGCTCTGTGGAGCTCAGGGATGTGGAGGCCCTTGTGGGGGATCTTAGACTCCTGGGCCTCAATGCATTGAGACACCTTCGAGTAACAGTAGACCTTCCCAACGGAGAAGTGGTGTTGGAGGCTCAAAAAAGATGA
- a CDS encoding 3'(2'),5'-bisphosphate nucleotidase: protein MRVSMEVELQAALGAASAAARLCRAVQEEMVQGDYLSKKDRSPVTVADFGSQAVVCKLLREAFPHDQILAEETAAMLMERENRDLLQRVASFISRIFPEAQPESVCRWIDLGGKSGSGRHWCLDPIDGTKGFLRHDQYAIALALILEERVVLGVLACPNLWLEPGLITDSRGVLFYAVEGNGAFQMSLEGTGALPIRVSHSVLGDPCLRFCESFESGHSDHEGQARLAKALGITAPSIRMDSQAKYGLVARGEADIYLRLPNPKTPHYKEKVWDHAAGSIIIEEAGGRVSDIHGEPLRFGSGDKLVANEGVVATNGLVHQRVLEALAQMAGTLPSSSGLR, encoded by the coding sequence ATGAGAGTTTCGATGGAGGTGGAACTGCAGGCAGCCCTTGGAGCGGCTTCAGCAGCGGCTAGGCTGTGTCGGGCAGTTCAGGAGGAGATGGTTCAGGGGGATTATCTTTCAAAGAAGGATCGAAGCCCTGTCACAGTGGCTGATTTCGGCTCCCAGGCGGTTGTTTGTAAGCTCCTGAGGGAAGCCTTTCCCCATGACCAGATCCTAGCCGAAGAGACCGCCGCAATGCTCATGGAGAGGGAAAACAGAGATCTCCTGCAACGAGTGGCCAGTTTCATCTCAAGGATTTTTCCAGAGGCTCAGCCTGAGAGTGTTTGCCGATGGATCGATTTGGGGGGCAAGAGTGGCTCTGGACGCCACTGGTGCCTGGATCCCATAGACGGCACAAAGGGCTTTCTGCGGCATGACCAGTACGCCATTGCCCTGGCTCTGATCCTGGAAGAAAGGGTGGTCTTGGGAGTTTTGGCCTGCCCGAACTTGTGGCTTGAGCCTGGGCTCATTACGGATTCTAGGGGAGTCTTGTTTTATGCCGTGGAAGGAAACGGGGCTTTCCAGATGTCTCTGGAAGGTACAGGAGCCTTGCCCATAAGAGTGTCCCACTCAGTCCTGGGGGATCCATGCCTGAGGTTCTGTGAAAGCTTCGAATCCGGCCACTCGGATCACGAGGGCCAAGCCCGCCTGGCCAAAGCCCTGGGCATAACCGCTCCTTCCATCCGCATGGACAGCCAAGCCAAGTATGGGCTGGTGGCCAGGGGGGAGGCAGATATTTACCTCAGGCTGCCCAATCCCAAGACCCCTCATTACAAGGAAAAGGTATGGGACCACGCTGCTGGCTCCATCATCATTGAAGAGGCAGGGGGAAGGGTTTCGGACATTCATGGAGAGCCGCTCAGATTCGGCTCAGGAGACAAATTGGTTGCCAATGAGGGAGTGGTAGCCACCAACGGGCTGGTGCACCAACGAGTGCTGGAGGCCCTGGCCCAAATGGCTGGCACACTCCCCAGTTCTTCCGGTTTGAGATAG